The following are from one region of the Coffea eugenioides isolate CCC68of chromosome 2, Ceug_1.0, whole genome shotgun sequence genome:
- the LOC113759432 gene encoding putative nuclease HARBI1, with amino-acid sequence MQNIVGEQHSDSSSDDEELEFLALFGVNAPLNARYNVAPVGGEKRHFYDGKKSGQDWIDDLKAGHHDRMLNAMRMDVPSFLKLCEILVNGNFIKQDYRKRVQAEEAVGMALHCVSHDERHRNIAERFLHSTETIHRNIKEALQAIVRLAPILIRPRNETGVHPKIYNSNAFYPWFKDCVGAIDGTLIPASAPLTRQRAFRSRKGEISQNVLAACDHDMRFTYIYAGVEGSAHDTRVFQHAVLSPDSSFPMPPAGKYYLVDSAYKNMPGFLAPHKGHRYQRDQFGGVSGGPRGKYELFNHRHSQLRNVIERTFGVLKARFPILKGPMSNYLMNRQVELVIACCVLHNFIRDEHPHDELFARESGEDEEDYADPGAQPQQIDLSAAAQRNWNSFRMAITDHMFDHWNGRYVPH; translated from the exons ATGCAGAATATAGTTGGAGAACAACATAGTGATTCATCGTCCGATGATGAAGAACTTGAGTTCTTAGCTTTGTTTGGTGTGAATGCACCTTTGAATGCACGCTACAATGTGGCGCCTGTGGGTGGCGAAAAACGTCATTTTTATGACGGGAAAAAAAGTGGACAGGACTGGATCGATGACCTTAAAGCAGGACATCATGACAGAATGCTAAATGCCATGAGGATGGATGTTCCTTCTTTCTTAAAGCTATGTGAAATTTTAGTCAACGGAAATTTCATTAAACAAGATTATCGGAAAAGGGTTCAGGCTGAAGAGGCTGTAGGCATGGCTCTACATTGTGTGAGCCATGATGAACGGCATCGAAATATTGCCGAGAGGTTTCTCCACTCCACTGAAACGATCCACAGGAATATTAAGGAGGCATTGCAAGCTATTGTGCGTTTAGCCCCGATTCTAATACGGCCGAGGAATGAGACTGGTGTGCATCCCAAGATATACAACAGCAATGCCTTTTATCCATGGTTTAAG GACTGTGTTGGCGCTATAGACGGAACTTTGATTCCCGCCAGTGCGCCACTAACTCGGCAACGTGCTTTTCGTAGTAGAAAAGGTGAAATTTCACAGAACGTGCTAGCTGCTTGTGACCACGACATGCGATTCACTTATATTTATGCTGGTGTTGAAGGGAGTGCTCATGATACTAGAGTTTTTCAGCATGCTGTGTTGTCCCCTGATTCTTCATTTCCAATGCCGCCTGCAG GTAAATACTATCTTGTTGACTCGGCTTACAAGAATATGCCTGGTTTTTTGGCCCCGCATAAAGGCCACAGATACCAACGAGACCAGTTTGGCGGGGTATCTGGTGGACCAAGAGGCAAGTATGAGCTTTTCAATCACCGTCACTCGCAACTCCGCAATGTCATTGAGCGGACCTTCGGCGTGCTAAAGGCTAGATTCCCAATCTTGAAAGGGCCAATGTCGAACTACTTGATGAATAGACAAGTAGAATTGGTAATTGCCTGTTGTGTATTACATAACTTTATCAGGGATGAGCATCCACATGATGAGTTGTTTGCAAGGGAGTCCGGGGAAGATGAAGAAGATTATGCCGATCCGGGTGCACAACCCCAGCAAATTGACTTATCTGCTGCGGCACAGCGCAATTGGAATAGTTTCCGGATGGCCATAACCGATCA